A segment of the Populus nigra chromosome 12, ddPopNigr1.1, whole genome shotgun sequence genome:
TAAAGTTCAAATTCGACAGAAATATTTCATTTCGCTCAAAATTCCGAGACAAAAAGGCCAGAAGGTGTCACTTCAGTTCTTCAGCACCATGCCTGCGATTCTCATCAGCCAGTGTCTGCAAGGCCAATCTTGTCTTTCCCACCTGCTGTTGATCATTTAACAAGAGATATGCCCCATGAATGGTTGTTGACTAGcttgaaaatacttgaaaaatataatactaaaaagaaaacagaaaaaggaaaaatcctGTAcgtgaaaaaatataataccttTGTGTCATTATCTTCTTCACTGTTCTTGTTGTTGGCTATCTGTAGTTTTtctttcatcatctttctcagcTGCCTTAGACTGAATTCATCCAATATCTTCTCACCAATGaccttgttattttctttttctttatgagGCTCCGCTTTTTTGCCACCGTCGTCAATGTTCTCCTTGTTGATGGCATCGATCATTTTCCAACTTGTTGGCTGTTTCTTAGTTGAAGatttctttgaaattaattCAGTCGGACGAGGAAACTGACCCTGAAGAGTGTCATCTGCAAAGGGTGCAGATGAGCCTGTTTGACCTGTGATTGCACCAGCAACCAGGGGTTGACAGGGGGAAGATGGAGTCTTGTCCAATGCTGGAGCTGGAGCCATGGCGAATTCTTCTTGTGACATTACAGTAATATCAACCAAATTCTCTGCACTGCTATGATCGTGCGCCTTGTGCAATAGGATTTTACCTGAATCATTGTCAGATGCCATAGTGCAGGAAGAAGCCATTTGATTTACATATCCTGGAGTCTCATTTGAAACACAAGAAGATGCGTGCCATTCATGGGTTTTCATGTCAATTTCTTCAGCTTCCACCACATGGATTTCAACAAGTGCTTCACTCTCGCACTTAAACGAGATATCCTCGAAGGGTGCCACAAGATTACTAGTGACAAAATGATCAGGAAACTTACTAGTTGAAGAAGACCCGTTTACTGAATGGCAACTTTCAGTTTCATGTCTGCTTTCTGACTTCTGATTGCTAGCATCTTCAGGAACTATTTCTACTTTACCATTTTCATTAGCTTCATCTGATTGATTGCTATCAGACTCTCCCTCAATTGCAAAGTTTGACAGGAGATCATCATTGTCATGGTGCTGCTTATCTTCTTTTGAAAtcatttcagaatttttatcCACAAATTCAGATACTTCGAGAGTTGGTGAATCTGACACCATAAATCCAGACTTCACAGTGCCTGCAGAAATCAGAGCATTTAGTCCTACAAGGCTCTGACCATTCAAGAAATTTCAAAGAAGCACAGAACAATAAATggccatgaaaaacaaattgtgaaTAAGAAATGaatagttgtttttatattgaAGAAGCATAAAATCAAATTACCCTTCTCGTAGATTGGTTCCTGGTTGATCGGTACTGCCTTATCTGATCTTTCAACTAGAATAGGATTTGATTTCTCGGAACTCTCATTCATGTCTTCATCTCGTTCATATAAGCCTTCCAATTTTGGATAGCAGTGATCCATATCACAGTCATTATTCTTGTTATCCTCTTCAAGTTCGTTGGTCATTTCACTTTCATTGTCTAATAAAATAACTTCAGAATTATCACAATTCTGAGAACCTATTTCCTGTTTTGCATTGCAATCTTCAACTTCACAGACATCAGTGTTGCTCTCCTCTTGAAGTTCATGCTTGATTTCCCTTTTATCCTCCAGTGAATGATCTAGATTTTGGCACGAAATCGCTTCTGTATCAATGGTTTTCTCTGAACTCTTCTCGGGCACTGTCAGCAAATCAGATCCTGTACATGATGACTGATATTAGAGCTGAAGAAAACCAAAATCCAGCAAAATAGTTCCTAGTCCAAGTTGTTGTTCTAATTCCTTGTATATTGTTCTCATATTGCATTAAATTTGTTTCCCAATAAACTTTACAACAAGAACTGAACTCTGATGCAAAATGAAAAactttcaattatatatatgctGTTTTTTTCCCCAACATTTTCTGGCAATCAAACACAGAAAATATTGATCatggataattacaaaaatacttACCAGACTCTTCCTTCATTTCAACATCATCAATCTCCTTGCACAATTCATCCATCTTCAATGGCCCGACACTCCCTTTCTCCTTTAAGCTCATCCCTCCCATGCTCTTCTCCAACAATCTTAATGATTGCCTCGTGCTGTATACCCTCTGAACTGATACTTCTTCCTTCTGGGCCTCTACTTTCCTCCTAGCCGAAACAGCTGGAGTCATTCTCCGGCAACTATTTGCTGCTGGTGTCTTTGGTACATTGTTTTTCTGTTGGTCCTCAGCAATTTCCACCATTTTCCGCCGAGCAGAAGTTGCTGAAGTCCTGTTGCGGCTTGCTGGAGTCTCTGGATGATTTGcatttttgttctcttgatCACCATTCCCCCCAATAACCCTTCTTCTTGTTGTGCCAGGAGTGCGAGTCAAGGGTTTTTGTGAGCTTTCAGGCTCGATGCGAAGAGGCTTGCTCCGAGTCGAGGTTCTACAAGAAGTTTGAAGAATTTCATTTGATCCAGCTTTCTCCGGGGATTGCTGTGAATCGGATTTGGGCGGCGCATTGGTGAACTCGTCAAGTCCTTCCACCTGAAAAAAGTAAGTAAAATCTTTGAGAATCCAAAACTATTCCTTTCAATTTATAGCTAAAAGTAAGACTAAATTGGTTTTAGAGTGAAGAAGAATGACATATAAAGTTCATGAGAGAGAAAACTTGGggattttatgaatttaattggGTCATTCTTTGATTTCTGAGAAATGTAATTGGtatctttttattaaagttatggGTCTCTCTTATTTCATTAGATTTCTTCACTCTGATCGCTGGCAGCCAAACAAGATATTGAAAACAAGTATTCAACAATCTTTGTTATTGTTTGGATACTGCACAAGCATGTACGTTtacgtttttttttcccccaatGGCTTACTCAAAGAGTGCCTTCCAGCTATATGAAACAAATCAATAGCagtaaaatctagaaaaatctCATATGGATATGGCTGTtcttgaatatttcaagaaagtATGCTCGCTCATTGATAGAATTGGATCCggaaaatttaatcaaattcgTTGAATACAAGAAAGAATATGAAATGGGCTGTTAAATAATTTCAAGGAAAAGGTTATTTTACGTACCTTGTCAAGAACTTTGAGGGCATCGGCCATGGAGATATTGGTCATGTTAGCAGGGATCTTGTTCTTCTTGCAGAGAGCTTGGAGATCTTTCCTTGAAAGACTGTGGAAATCCATCTTTGAATtgataatgaaaatgaaaaacaagatgttttttcttttgctgtGTGCGGCTGGCTGCTATCGAGAGAGAAGACCAATGGCTATATAGTTGTCTTGGGGGGACTCTGGCCACAGAAGAAcgttgaaaatccaaaaaaaaccctagagcATATGACCGTTGGAGCgtcaatttgaaatttgaattctgTCTGATTTTTTAGataagtaaattataaattaatagctCTCGTTTTTGCAAAAAGAATAAATAGTCTCTCTAGTTTAAAACCTTAATTAATTAGACCCTTGACCAGTTTAACCatacttaatttaatattgttttatttaaaaatatattcttttcttattgatcttttcatattatttacttattttttcataattattaaaataaagaatattaaaaaaaataaattgaaaaaaaaataaaattggtgaAAGGGActgataaattagtttttaaaactatttattagaggaattaatttatttatatctaaCAAATGtcttatatattttagtataatctaaaaaaatcataagattctatcaatttttgttgttgttagcATACCATACGTTCTCACTGAATGTaaatgcttcaaataaaaacaaaatataattttccaaTTGATCATAATTTTCttgacaaattaaattttaccaaAGACATTAAAAGTCTATTtgcatttttatatgaataaaaaaccttttttttttaatctattacaCAAGTACAGAAATATTCTATCAAAATCTGGCAACTAAAATAAgggcaaaaacaaattaagataaGACTATTTGCtgcaaaacttttataaaaaataaaaataaaaacttttataaaaataattgttaaaggTGTAAATTATTATGGAGAGAAAGAAAGTAATAAAAGTATTATGATGCGAAATTCGTGATCATGTGGTTATGTAATCcacaatgaaattgaaaatcatccCAAAAAAGCTGAATATTAAGTTTGAAACTCCTACGTAGAGACAACTTTGTATCAAAGAATTAaagatattgaagaaaaaaaaacttggacctAAAGATAACTGTGTATCTAAGAATCCGAAGTATAGATGACACTTTGAAGCCagttaatttttgataaatcagtATAAGATCCTTGTCCCTGTAAAGTAAAACAGTTAATCTTTGCAACAcacaaaacaaaggaaaaagcTTATTTGTTCAAATCATCATAGCAGCCGAAACTTGCAtccataaaaacaatatatagtgTATAGTGCCCTCTAAATAACTCTAATTAGGCCTGTTCatagttcggttcggttcgatttgaACCATAAAAACCAACCGAACCAagtaacttatatttttttaaattcaaactgaaccgaaccgaattccagttcaaaccgaaccagttcggttcggttgaatttggttttttagCTTAAAAACTAGGAAACctaatcattaaaataatgggcttttttgaatttttttaatgggcCTAGTTTAAATTGGGCTTTTAAATTGTCTTGTTGGGCTAAATTTATAGGCTTTtaataaaaactctttaaaattttctaatttaatttagtttgttacaagttttttaatgaaattaaaagattgatattttttttgaaatgcttATAGtaacaataaatttgaaatgcttCACATCTTGCTATCTTACTATCTTTAATATGCAAAGAAATAAGCtatgaaaatttaaatcaatgcaATATGAAAGATGCATGATCAAATTTGGGCACCTCAAATTAAAAGAGGTGTTCacactaaaaatatttatattaacaaatagATATATTAGCAAATAGCAACCagtaataaattatcataaacatcaggcataatttgaagaaaaaaatccaacaccAGCACTACAGTAGCATCCAAAATTTCAAGCAACAACAAAAGCCAAAAGATCCAGCAACGATAATGCTATAAAGAAACACTAGCAAATTAGTAACATATTAGAGTtcgactattaaaaaaaaattagcaatcaaaattttaaaaggaattaataaggtaaagtaaattaattacctaaaacaattatattccaGGATTACACCAACATCATCAATACAACTTACAAACAATCAGTTGagatttttaaactttcaccaaattctacaaaaacataaattaaaatgttagattaaatatatgtaaataaatgatattataaaataactacatttaaatttgtaaaagaaattaCCTGACTCAATCATCTTagaattttcaatataatccaTGAAGTTTCTGATGTTGATTGGAATTGATGCTAAACTGAACCAATT
Coding sequences within it:
- the LOC133670159 gene encoding uncharacterized protein LOC133670159 isoform X2, with the protein product MDFHSLSRKDLQALCKKNKIPANMTNISMADALKVLDKVEGLDEFTNAPPKSDSQQSPEKAGSNEILQTSCRTSTRSKPLRIEPESSQKPLTRTPGTTRRRVIGGNGDQENKNANHPETPASRNRTSATSARRKMVEIAEDQQKNNVPKTPAANSCRRMTPAVSARRKVEAQKEEVSVQRVYSTRQSLRLLEKSMGGMSLKEKGSVGPLKMDELCKEIDDVEMKEESGSDLLTVPEKSSEKTIDTEAISCQNLDHSLEDKREIKHELQEESNTDVCEVEDCNAKQEIGSQNCDNSEVILLDNESEMTNELEEDNKNNDCDMDHCYPKLEGLYERDEDMNESSEKSNPILVERSDKAVPINQEPIYEKGTVKSGFMVSDSPTLEVSEFVDKNSEMISKEDKQHHDNDDLLSNFAIEGESDSNQSDEANENGKVEIVPEDASNQKSESRHETESCHSVNGSSSTSKFPDHFVTSNLVAPFEDISFKCESEALVEIHVVEAEEIDMKTHEWHASSCVSNETPGYVNQMASSCTMASDNDSGKILLHKAHDHSSAENLVDITVMSQEEFAMAPAPALDKTPSSPCQPLVAGAITGQTGSSAPFADDTLQGQFPRPTELISKKSSTKKQPTSWKMIDAINKENIDDGGKKAEPHKEKENNKVIGEKILDEFSLRQLRKMMKEKLQIANNKNSEEDNDTKVGKTRLALQTLADENRRHGAEELK
- the LOC133670159 gene encoding uncharacterized protein LOC133670159 isoform X1, which encodes MDFHSLSRKDLQALCKKNKIPANMTNISMADALKVLDKVEGLDEFTNAPPKSDSQQSPEKAGSNEILQTSCRTSTRSKPLRIEPESSQKPLTRTPGTTRRRVIGGNGDQENKNANHPETPASRNRTSATSARRKMVEIAEDQQKNNVPKTPAANSCRRMTPAVSARRKVEAQKEEVSVQRVYSTRQSLRLLEKSMGGMSLKEKGSVGPLKMDELCKEIDDVEMKEESGSDLLTVPEKSSEKTIDTEAISCQNLDHSLEDKREIKHELQEESNTDVCEVEDCNAKQEIGSQNCDNSEVILLDNESEMTNELEEDNKNNDCDMDHCYPKLEGLYERDEDMNESSEKSNPILVERSDKAVPINQEPIYEKGTVKSGFMVSDSPTLEVSEFVDKNSEMISKEDKQHHDNDDLLSNFAIEGESDSNQSDEANENGKVEIVPEDASNQKSESRHETESCHSVNGSSSTSKFPDHFVTSNLVAPFEDISFKCESEALVEIHVVEAEEIDMKTHEWHASSCVSNETPGYVNQMASSCTMASDNDSGKILLHKAHDHSSAENLVDITVMSQEEFAMAPAPALDKTPSSPCQPLVAGAITGQTGSSAPFADDTLQGQFPRPTELISKKSSTKKQPTSWKMIDAINKENIDDGGKKAEPHKEKENNKVIGEKILDEFSLRQLRKMMKEKLQIANNKNSEEDNDTKQVGKTRLALQTLADENRRHGAEELK